One genomic segment of Mycolicibacterium chubuense NBB4 includes these proteins:
- a CDS encoding cutinase family protein, with translation MRIRRTVRAGAAAVAVSAAVGGMAVAGALGAPPRASAQPCPDVEVVFARGTSEPPGVGATGQAFVDAVRAQAAPRSVGVYAVNYPASNDFGGGAAFARTVVDGIRDEANHVEAMAANCPDTKLVLGGYSQGAAVSGFVTSGSVPNGYAALDVPPPLPAQATDHVAAVVLFGTPSGPLLSKYGAPAITIGPRFADKTLQLCVPGDGVCSGGADGGPNLAHALYAVDGLTNQGAAYAVGRL, from the coding sequence ATGAGGATTCGACGCACGGTCCGGGCGGGTGCGGCGGCGGTGGCCGTGTCGGCCGCCGTCGGCGGAATGGCAGTGGCGGGTGCACTCGGTGCACCTCCCCGGGCGTCGGCGCAGCCGTGTCCCGACGTCGAGGTGGTGTTCGCGCGCGGCACCAGCGAACCGCCCGGGGTCGGCGCGACGGGGCAGGCGTTCGTCGACGCGGTCCGGGCCCAGGCCGCCCCGCGCTCGGTCGGCGTCTACGCGGTGAACTACCCGGCGTCCAACGATTTCGGCGGCGGCGCGGCATTCGCGAGGACCGTCGTCGACGGGATCCGAGACGAGGCGAACCACGTCGAGGCGATGGCGGCCAACTGTCCCGACACCAAGCTCGTGCTCGGCGGTTACTCGCAGGGTGCGGCCGTGTCGGGTTTCGTCACGTCGGGTTCGGTGCCCAATGGGTACGCGGCGCTCGACGTGCCGCCGCCGTTGCCGGCGCAGGCCACCGATCACGTGGCGGCCGTCGTGCTCTTCGGGACGCCGTCGGGCCCGCTGCTGAGCAAGTACGGCGCGCCGGCGATCACCATCGGCCCCCGGTTCGCGGACAAGACGCTGCAGCTCTGCGTCCCCGGCGACGGCGTCTGTTCGGGGGGCGCGGACGGCGGACCGAATCTGGCGCACGCCCTCTACGCGGTCGACGGGCTGACCAACCAGGGGGCGGCGTACGCCGTCGGCCGGCTCTGA
- a CDS encoding membrane protein, with protein MNPMKSAFRGVARVADATAAAAGAVGGAAINGVVGGLQGAANGARSGLTSGSHSSAAAALTLGVIGAAGLVEWPVLVTVGGTVLVLHQLSQRSGHDDHAVVVSSNGSGAAPRKSAPRPRATARKPAKTARKSAAPRRTTSQ; from the coding sequence ATGAATCCGATGAAATCGGCCTTCCGGGGCGTAGCAAGAGTGGCCGACGCCACCGCCGCGGCCGCGGGAGCGGTCGGCGGCGCAGCCATCAACGGGGTGGTCGGCGGGCTGCAGGGCGCGGCCAACGGTGCCCGCTCGGGGTTGACCAGCGGCAGTCACTCGTCGGCGGCCGCGGCGCTGACCCTCGGCGTGATCGGAGCCGCCGGCCTGGTGGAGTGGCCGGTACTCGTCACCGTCGGCGGTACGGTACTGGTCCTCCATCAGCTCAGCCAGCGCTCCGGCCACGACGATCACGCGGTGGTGGTGTCCAGCAACGGATCTGGCGCGGCGCCACGCAAGAGTGCGCCGCGACCGAGAGCCACCGCGCGCAAACCCGCGAAGACCGCGCGCAAGTCCGCGGCTCCGCGGCGCACCACCTCTCAGTGA
- a CDS encoding type 1 glutamine amidotransferase domain-containing protein yields MPNELQGRRIAFLAADGVEKVELEQPREAVENAGGRAELLSLEGGEIDARNHDLEPAGTIPVDRVVADARVDEYDGLVVPGGTVNADKLRLDESAVAFVGDFVRSGKPVAVICHGPWTLVEAGVVKDRTLTSYPSLRTDLRNAGATVVDQEVCIDGNLITSRSPKDLPAFCQAIVDQFANTPAHT; encoded by the coding sequence ATGCCGAATGAACTCCAGGGTCGGCGCATCGCCTTCCTGGCAGCCGACGGAGTCGAGAAGGTGGAACTCGAGCAGCCGCGCGAAGCCGTCGAAAACGCCGGCGGCCGAGCGGAATTGCTCTCGCTGGAGGGCGGCGAGATCGACGCCCGCAATCACGACCTGGAACCGGCGGGGACCATCCCGGTCGACCGCGTCGTCGCCGATGCGCGCGTCGACGAGTACGACGGACTCGTCGTGCCCGGCGGCACCGTCAACGCCGACAAGCTCAGGCTCGACGAATCCGCGGTCGCCTTCGTCGGCGACTTCGTCCGCTCCGGCAAGCCCGTCGCGGTGATCTGCCACGGACCCTGGACCCTCGTCGAGGCCGGCGTGGTCAAGGACCGCACCCTGACGTCGTACCCCAGCCTGCGGACCGACCTGCGCAACGCGGGGGCGACCGTCGTCGATCAAGAGGTCTGCATCGACGGCAACCTGATCACGAGCCGTTCTCCCAAGGACCTGCCAGCGTTCTGCCAGGCAATCGTCGACCAGTTCGCGAACACCCCGGCGCACACCTGA